Proteins from a single region of Streptomyces sp. HUAS 15-9:
- a CDS encoding tellurite resistance/C4-dicarboxylate transporter family protein, with the protein MISTSVPLSPRRAGLSPAQLSPGYFALVMATGILSIGCQLRGWTPVAQTLLVLTAAEYTLLVVLTAWRFFAHRRELAADVHDTRKAFLFFTFVAGTNVLAVGLAGQGHVLPGTVLLVVAALTWVVLGYTIPWAAVLGRSERPVVAAANGTWFVWVVASQSVAVAAATLEPHYPGVHQGLAVVAVFSWSVGCVLYAASAIFVSLRLMLYVLEPRELDPPYWVSMGALAITVVAGARIVEMESAPMVDAVRGLVAGMSVVFWCFATWLIPVLIAVGVWRHYIHRVPLTYEPTWWSIVFPLGMYAVAGIYLGHADDLPIVEWIGQTWLYVALTAWTLVFTAMLRALLTRGSREPERA; encoded by the coding sequence GTGATCTCCACGAGCGTACCTCTGTCCCCACGGCGGGCCGGCCTGTCACCAGCACAGCTGTCCCCCGGGTATTTCGCCCTCGTCATGGCTACGGGCATCCTCTCCATCGGCTGCCAACTACGCGGCTGGACCCCGGTGGCCCAGACCCTCCTCGTCCTCACCGCCGCCGAGTACACTCTGCTCGTCGTCCTCACCGCCTGGCGCTTTTTCGCCCACCGCCGCGAACTCGCCGCGGACGTCCACGACACCCGCAAGGCGTTCCTCTTCTTCACCTTCGTGGCGGGCACCAACGTCCTCGCAGTCGGCCTGGCCGGCCAGGGCCATGTCCTCCCCGGCACCGTCCTGCTCGTTGTTGCCGCGCTCACCTGGGTGGTCCTCGGCTACACCATCCCCTGGGCGGCGGTCCTGGGCCGCAGCGAACGTCCGGTCGTGGCGGCCGCCAACGGAACCTGGTTCGTCTGGGTCGTCGCCAGCCAGTCGGTTGCCGTGGCCGCGGCGACCCTGGAGCCCCACTACCCGGGCGTACACCAGGGGCTGGCCGTCGTCGCGGTCTTCTCCTGGTCGGTCGGCTGCGTCCTCTACGCCGCCTCCGCGATCTTCGTCTCCCTGCGCCTGATGCTCTACGTCCTCGAACCACGTGAACTCGACCCGCCGTACTGGGTCTCCATGGGCGCGCTCGCCATCACTGTGGTCGCGGGCGCGCGCATCGTGGAAATGGAGAGCGCCCCCATGGTCGACGCGGTGCGAGGCCTGGTGGCCGGTATGTCGGTCGTCTTCTGGTGCTTCGCGACCTGGCTCATCCCGGTCCTGATCGCGGTCGGCGTCTGGCGCCACTACATCCACCGGGTGCCCCTCACCTACGAGCCCACCTGGTGGAGCATCGTCTTCCCCCTCGGCATGTACGCCGTCGCCGGCATCTACCTCGGCCACGCCGACGACCTCCCCATCGTGGAATGGATCGGCCAGACCTGGCTCTACGTCGCCCTCACCGCCTGGACCCTCGTCTTCACCGCCATGCTCCGCGCCCTCCTCACCCGCGGGTCACGGGAGCCCGAACGGGCATGA